DNA from Arthrobacter sp. PvP023:
CATCATCGGGCTGGTGCTGGCCATCCGCGCCGCCCTGATCCCCGTGTTCCTGCAGCAGGTCAACGCCCAGCGCCGAATGCGCCTCCTGCAGCCGGACCTGAAAAGACTGCAGGACAAGTACAAGGGCAAGGCCGACCAACTGTCCCGCCAGGCCATGGCGCAGGAGCAGATGGCCCTTTACAAGAAGCATGGAACCAACCCGTTCTCAGCCTGCTTACCCCTGCTGATCCAGGCCCCGTTCTTCCTGGCCCTCTTCCAAGTGCTCTCCGGCATCTCCTCTGCGGCCGGGCGCGGCGAGGGGATCGGGACCATGAGCCACGAGCAGGTGGTGCAGTTCGATCAGTCCAGCATCTTCGGAGCCCCGCTGTCCGCGTCGCTGCTGCACGGCGGCGGCGATGCCCTTGCGGTGACGCTGCTGGCCATCGTGATGATCCTGGCCATGACGGCTGCGCAGTTCCTGACGCAGAAGCTGATCATGGCCAGGTACACGTCCGAAGAGGCCGCGGCCGGTCCGGCGATGATCCAGCAGAAGATGATTCTCTACATCCTGCCGGTCATCTTCGGGGCCGGCGGCATCGTGTTTCCCATCGGCGTCCTGATCTACTGGACCGTTTCCAACCTGTGGACGCTGGCGCAGCAATTCGTGGTGAGGGGCCGGGCATCCGGCCCCGGCAGGGTGCCGTGAGCATTGCCGGGGCGGGCAGCGCCGAAAATTCCCTGCGATGTGAGTAACGCCTGGCGTTGGGCCGGAAACAATACAGATAGAACGCGGCTCAGGACTACTCATCAGGGGGATATTGTGCTTTCCGAGCGTGAACTGGCGTTTATAGCCCTACACAAGGACAACTATCCAGCGGTCTTCCGGTATGTGCGCCGGAGGGTGGAATCCCCGGAGGTGGCGGAGGAAATCGCCGCCGATGTCTTCCGGGTTGTGTGGCAGAAGTGGGGCGACCAGCCGAGGGCTGATATCGCCTGGCTGGTCACCGTAGCGCGGAACATGATCGGCAATGCGTACCGGAGCCGTGACCGCCAACGCGCGCTGCAGGAGAAGCTGCGGGCCACGGCGATCCTCAGTTTCGGAGACGGATCCGAATACCTGGCCGTGCATGATGCCATGGCCGGTCTGCGGGAGAAAGACCGGGACATCCTCCAGCTCGCCTACTGGGACGGGCTTGGCACGCCGGAAATCGCTGATGTGCTCCAGTGCAGCGAGTCCGCCGCCAAGGTTCGGCTGCACCGGGCGCGGGCTGCGTTCCGGAAGCAGATGCCAGCTGGAGTAGAAACGATCACACAGAGGATGGGTGCCTGAAATGGATCCAATCAAGACCATGATTTCCGCGACGGATCCCGTGCGCCACGATCCGTCCACACCCGACGGCGAAGCGGCCCTTCGCCGGATGCTGGCCGAACCGGCCGCGTTCAGTGACCGGCTCCCGGCCGGTGCAACCTCGCTCGAGGACCGAAGGCTGCGGCGCGCCCGGCTCGCCGGCGTGATCACCTTGGCGGCCGCAGCTGTCGCCGCGGGAGTCCTGGCGGCCACCAATCTTGGTCCGGTGACGCCCGCGCCAGGGCCGGCCGCCACGGTGACCGGATCGGTAACGCCGACGCCGGCTGCAACAGAGCCGGCTGCAACAGAGCCGGCTGCAACAGAGCCGGCCGCGACGGCGCCGCCGCAGGCCGCCTCGGGGCGGACCTTCGTATTCCCGGACGGACATCTCTCCTTCGCATACCCCGAAGGGTGGAGCGTCCGGACGGAACAGGGCCCGTACCTGTCTGAAGAGACAAAGGCCGGCTCCGTCGTCGCGGTGGTGGCTGACGACTCCGGCTCCGAGGTGGCGCGGGTCCTCAGCGGGATGTACGGCGACGGGGCGGCGGGCAGCGTCAAACGCACGGTCCTTGACCACACGCCCGTGCCGGGGATTTCCGACGTCTCAGGGAACCCTGCCGAGTTCGGCTTCGCCGCGGACCAGATCCTTCCCGTCTCCTATCCCGGAATGCCGGCCCCCACCGAGCCAGCCGACGGCACCGCCCTCTACTACTTCATGGATGTCAGGCTGGCCCAGGAGTTCCTGCCGACGCAGGACACTTCGGGGACCAACCAGATTCGCCTGCCGAACGGGGTGATGTCGGCCTACGCTGTGTTCGACTTCGAAAAGCAGCCGGCCTTCGCCACACCCGATGCGGCGAGGGACTGGATGGCAGGCGAACGGTACGCGCAGTTGAAGGCTCTTCTCCTCAGCCTGCGCTACTCGTAGCCTGGTCCGGCCTCCATGGACAAGGTCCTCCCGCCCGAGCAGGGTGGGAGGACCTAGTTTTCGGTTAAGCCAAGCGCGAGCGCGGGTGCGGCCACGCCACCCGTGGGACAGAATGGGTCAATGACGCGCATCGCAATCATCGGCGGCCACGGCAAAGTGGCTTTGGAACTGGCCAGAATCCTCGCGGCGGACGGTGAGGACGTCACGTCCTTCTTCCGCAACCCGGACCACACGGACGACGTCGCGGCGACCGGCGCTACGCCGTCGGTCCTGGACGTTGAAAATACGACGACGG
Protein-coding regions in this window:
- a CDS encoding RNA polymerase sigma factor; its protein translation is MLSERELAFIALHKDNYPAVFRYVRRRVESPEVAEEIAADVFRVVWQKWGDQPRADIAWLVTVARNMIGNAYRSRDRQRALQEKLRATAILSFGDGSEYLAVHDAMAGLREKDRDILQLAYWDGLGTPEIADVLQCSESAAKVRLHRARAAFRKQMPAGVETITQRMGA